The following proteins are encoded in a genomic region of Glycine soja cultivar W05 chromosome 17, ASM419377v2, whole genome shotgun sequence:
- the LOC114391805 gene encoding probable folate-biopterin transporter 2 gives MQEEENQEDPCGESMEENEPKNGVWDCFCIPINWFRMLSREMHWSFVFGVVVVYGISQGLGGALAEVGTKYYMKDVQKVQPSEAQVYKGITSIPWIVKPLWGLLTDVLPFFGYRRRPYFIFAGILGVIAMLLLSLHENLHLMLALLALTAGSAAVAIADVTIDACVAQNSISQPSLAADMQSLCAFSSSVGSLFGYFISGIFVHLLGPMGVFGLMTIPAGLIISVGFLLYEPRMHNTSYTQVKQNFIDAGKAMWTTLRSEDVWGPCLYMYFSLALSLDIREGMFYWYTDSKGGPSFSQESVGFIFSISSGGALLGAILYQYALKDYAFRNLLFWTQLIYGLSGMLDLILVFRLNLKFGIPDYFFVVIVESIAQMTNRLKWMPMLVLSSKLCPSGIEGTFFALLMSIDNVGLLSASWGGGFVLHILRITRTKFDNIWLAILIRNILRIAPLWLLFLVPRADPSSSILPSKNMNSKVAIDTSDIKNVELVSLVHSLEVNS, from the exons GTTTAGGATGCTTTCTAGGGAAATGCATTGGAGCTTTGTATTTGGAGTTGTGGTTGTTTATGGAATAAGCCAAGGACTTGGTGGAGCTCTTGCAGAAGTTGGCACTAAGTATTACATGAAAGATGTTCAGAAGGTGCAGCCATCTGAGGCACAGGTTTACAAAGGAATCACTTCCATTCCTTGGATTGTGAAGCCTCTTTGGGGTCTTCTCACTGATGTTCTCCCATTTTTCGGGTATCGCAGGAGACCTTACTTCATTTTTGCTG GTATCTTAGGAGTGATTGCCATGCTTCTGTTATCTTTGCATGAAAACCTGCATCTTATGTTGGCCCTTTTGGCATTAACAGCTGGGAGTGCTGCGGTGGCAATAGCAGATGTGACCATTGATGCCTGTGTGGCACAGAACAGTATCTCTCAACCCTCACTTGCTGCTGACATGCAAAGTTTATGTGCTTTCAGTTCTTCTGTTGGATCACTATTTGGTTACTTCATTAGTGGTATCTTTGTTCACCTTCTAGGCCCTATG ggggtgtttggtttgatgACTATCCCAGCTGGACTTATAATTTCGGTTGGTTTTCTGCTTTATGAGCCTCGTATGCACAACACATCTTACACACAG gtgaaacaaaattttattgatgCTGGCAAGGCTATGTGGACTACATTGAGGAGTGAAGATGTATGGGGGCCTTGTTTATACATGTATTTTTCCCTTGCATTGAGTTTGGATATCCGTGAAGGAATGTTTTATTGGTATACAGACTCAAAGGGTGGACCATCTTTCTCTCAG GAGAGTGttggttttatattttcaattagttCAGGGGGGGCACTTTTAGGTGCAATACTATACCAGTATGCTCTAAAGGATTATGCATTCAGGAACTTACTCTTCTGGACTCAGTTGATTTATGGCTTGTCAGGGATGCTTGATCTGATTCTGGTCTTTAGATTGAACCTTAAGTTTGGCATACCAGATTATTTCTTTGTTGTGATTGTTGAAAGCATAGCTCAAATGACTAATAGGCTCAAGTGGATGCCTATGCTTGTGCTTAGCTCAAAGCTTTGTCCCTCAGGTATTGAAGGCACCTTTTTTGCACTCCTAATGTCAATTGATAATGTTGGACTTCTCTCAGCATCATGGGGTGGAGGCTTTGTTCTCCACATTCTGAGGATCACCAGAACAAAGTTTGATAACATTTGGTTGGCGATTTTGATCCGCAACATTTTAAGGATTGCTCCACTTTGGCTGCTGTTTTTGGTGCCTAGAGCTGACCCCAGCTCTTCAATTCTTCCAAGTAAAAACATGAATTCAAAGGTGGCTATTGACACTTCAGACATCAAAAATGTTGAATTGGTGTCCCTTGTACACAGTCTTGAGGTAAATAGTTGA